In a single window of the Streptomyces sp. CGMCC 4.7035 genome:
- a CDS encoding DUF3027 domain-containing protein, with product MSAATTRSRTPDRLCAEAVDLARAAAEEVAAPGVVGEHVGMVSEGDRVVTHFFECKELGYRGWRWAVTVARASRAKVVTLDETVLLPGSDALLAPEWVPWSERLRPGDLGPGDLLPTDAEDLRLEPGFSGGDEPVPNAAVSGEMAELVEAEDAEVTAGAPANLPLAPSRGSIAAVAEELGMRRARVLSRYGLHVAADRWEEGFGPKTPMAQAAPASCVSCGFLAPIGGSLGQAFGVCANEFSPADGRVVSLAYGCGAHSEAAVMPKPPRPAPPVVDETKVEPFPLRPSPDSGSVPPMADESSAELGHS from the coding sequence GTGAGCGCAGCGACAACGCGAAGCCGCACCCCCGACCGCCTGTGCGCCGAGGCCGTCGACCTCGCCCGCGCCGCCGCCGAGGAGGTCGCCGCGCCCGGCGTCGTCGGCGAGCACGTCGGCATGGTGTCCGAGGGTGACCGCGTTGTCACGCACTTCTTCGAGTGCAAGGAACTGGGGTACCGGGGCTGGCGCTGGGCCGTGACCGTCGCGCGGGCGTCCCGCGCCAAGGTGGTCACGCTCGACGAGACGGTGCTGCTGCCGGGTTCCGACGCGCTGCTCGCCCCGGAGTGGGTGCCGTGGAGCGAGCGGCTGCGCCCCGGTGACCTGGGTCCCGGCGACCTGCTGCCGACGGACGCCGAGGACCTGCGCCTGGAGCCCGGTTTCTCGGGCGGGGACGAGCCGGTGCCGAACGCCGCGGTCTCCGGGGAGATGGCGGAGCTGGTCGAGGCGGAGGACGCGGAGGTGACCGCCGGGGCTCCGGCGAACCTGCCGCTCGCGCCGTCGCGGGGCTCGATCGCGGCGGTGGCGGAGGAACTGGGCATGCGCCGCGCCCGGGTCCTGTCCCGCTACGGGCTGCATGTCGCCGCCGACCGCTGGGAGGAGGGGTTCGGGCCCAAGACGCCGATGGCACAGGCGGCACCGGCCTCCTGCGTCAGCTGCGGATTCCTGGCACCAATCGGGGGCTCGCTCGGGCAGGCCTTCGGTGTGTGCGCCAACGAGTTCTCCCCGGCGGACGGCCGCGTGGTCTCCCTGGCGTACGGCTGCGGGGCCCACTCGGAGGCGGCGGTCATGCCGAAGCCGCCGCGGCCGGCCCCGCCGGTGGTCGACGAGACGAAGGTGGAACCGTTCCCGCTGCGGCCGTCCCCGGACTCGGGTTCGGTGCCGCCGATGGCGGACGAGTCGTCGGCGGAGCTGGGGCACTCGTAA
- a CDS encoding MFS transporter, translating into MAAARSSHGAAGVGGVKGNNRGGGSGRFGGSVRAVGRALHFPVTGAARGIRKATHAHGAGESGLGKLIELHAVNGAGDVMITVALASTVFFSVPTDEARGRVALYLAITMAPFTLLAPVIGPLLDHLPHGRRAAMAGAMFARALLALIISSAVASGSLQLYPAALGVLVASKAYGVVRSAVVPRLLPPRFSLVKANSRVTLGGLLATGVAAPIGAGLQAVGPSWPLYGAFVIFVAGTFLSFSLPPKVDSAKGEGTALLAADAQHLHGPHRRTALRRPGLRTVGPAVTHALAANASLRCLSGFLIFFLAFLLREHPLTGESAAVSLGIVGVSAGAGNALGTAVGAWLKSRAPEVIIVTVVAIVLGAAITAAIFFGAFLVACLAAIAGFAQALAKLSLDALIQRDVPELVRTSAFARSETLLQMAWVLGGAIGIVLPLNGVLGLAVGAAIVATGWLTTVRGLLTSARRGSTTRSRVA; encoded by the coding sequence GTGGCAGCCGCAAGGTCGTCCCATGGAGCCGCCGGGGTCGGTGGGGTCAAGGGGAACAACCGGGGTGGCGGATCGGGCCGGTTCGGAGGGTCCGTCCGCGCGGTCGGCCGTGCCCTGCACTTCCCCGTCACCGGTGCCGCCCGCGGTATCCGCAAGGCCACCCACGCGCACGGAGCCGGGGAGTCCGGCCTCGGCAAACTGATCGAACTCCACGCCGTCAACGGTGCCGGTGACGTCATGATCACCGTCGCCCTCGCCTCCACCGTCTTCTTCTCCGTGCCGACCGACGAGGCCCGCGGTCGTGTCGCCCTCTACCTCGCCATCACCATGGCGCCGTTCACGCTCCTCGCGCCCGTGATCGGCCCGCTCCTCGACCACCTTCCGCACGGCCGCCGCGCCGCGATGGCGGGCGCGATGTTCGCCCGTGCGCTGCTCGCGCTGATCATCTCGAGTGCGGTCGCCAGTGGGAGCCTGCAGCTGTATCCGGCCGCGCTCGGCGTCCTCGTCGCCTCCAAGGCGTACGGCGTCGTCCGCAGCGCCGTGGTGCCACGGCTCCTGCCGCCGCGCTTCTCCCTGGTGAAGGCCAACTCCCGGGTCACCCTCGGCGGACTGCTCGCCACCGGCGTGGCCGCCCCCATCGGCGCCGGGCTTCAGGCCGTCGGCCCGAGCTGGCCGCTGTACGGCGCCTTCGTGATCTTCGTCGCGGGTACGTTCCTGTCGTTCTCGCTGCCGCCGAAGGTCGACTCCGCCAAGGGCGAGGGCACCGCGCTGCTCGCCGCGGACGCGCAGCATCTGCACGGGCCGCACCGCAGGACGGCCCTGCGCCGCCCCGGGCTGCGCACGGTCGGCCCGGCCGTCACCCACGCCCTGGCGGCCAACGCCTCCCTGCGCTGTCTGTCCGGTTTCCTGATCTTCTTCCTCGCGTTCCTGCTGCGTGAGCACCCGCTGACCGGCGAGAGCGCGGCGGTGTCGCTGGGCATCGTGGGCGTCTCGGCGGGCGCGGGCAACGCGCTGGGCACGGCCGTCGGCGCCTGGCTGAAATCCCGCGCTCCGGAAGTGATCATCGTGACGGTGGTGGCGATCGTGCTGGGTGCGGCGATCACCGCGGCAATCTTCTTCGGCGCGTTCCTGGTGGCATGCCTGGCGGCGATCGCCGGGTTCGCGCAGGCGCTGGCCAAGCTGTCGCTGGACGCGCTGATCCAGCGGGACGTGCCGGAGCTGGTCCGCACATCGGCGTTCGCCCGCTCCGAGACGCTGTTGCAGATGGCGTGGGTGCTGGGCGGCGCGATCGGGATCGTGCTGCCGCTCAACGGAGTGCTGGGGCTCGCGGTGGGCGCCGCGATCGTCGCGACGGGCTGGCTGACGACGGTACGGGGGCTGCTCACCTCGGCCCGCCGCGGGAGCACGACCCGGTCGCGGGTGGCCTGA
- a CDS encoding DUF2771 domain-containing protein produces MTALRSRRAVAAFGAVSAGLLLLSACNKPTPLATITVGTNTVSSQTDCYNDGNAVATAELAKCLKSKDIKSIKVDPDETVRFGVDPSIADKGWTILMNGQPLTDASNKTYRTIPGSVFFNSQYGASGNSTLVSIKEGEKTVTGLWSFKLKKDS; encoded by the coding sequence ATGACCGCACTGCGTTCCCGACGCGCCGTAGCCGCCTTCGGCGCCGTTTCCGCCGGACTTCTCCTGTTGTCCGCCTGTAACAAGCCGACGCCGCTGGCGACCATCACGGTCGGCACGAACACGGTGAGCTCCCAGACCGACTGCTACAACGACGGCAATGCGGTGGCGACCGCGGAGCTGGCGAAGTGCCTCAAGTCGAAGGACATCAAGTCGATCAAGGTCGACCCCGATGAGACGGTCCGCTTCGGCGTCGACCCGAGCATCGCGGACAAGGGCTGGACGATCCTGATGAACGGCCAGCCGCTGACCGACGCCAGCAACAAGACGTACCGCACCATCCCGGGCAGCGTGTTCTTCAACTCCCAGTACGGGGCCAGCGGCAACTCCACGCTCGTCTCCATCAAGGAGGGCGAGAAGACGGTGACGGGCCTGTGGTCCTTCAAGCTCAAGAAGGACTCCTGA
- a CDS encoding futalosine hydrolase translates to MVLQAQEGLLTTSPVRVLVATAVPVERDAVAQAFTSAAVEMPLPGATLHRTASLDLLTAGVGPARAASSTASALTAAALRGAPYDLVVSTGIAGGFAPDAPVGSLVVAEDIVAADLGAETPDGFLPVTELGFGTVNHRPPQPLVRDLAAATGALAGTVLTVSTVTGSATRAAELRARHPRALAEAMEGFGVAEAAAAHGTPVVEIRAVSNPVGPRDRATWRIGDALAALTEAFGKLAPVWKSWTSA, encoded by the coding sequence GTGGTCCTTCAAGCTCAAGAAGGACTCCTGACCACGTCGCCGGTACGTGTCCTGGTGGCCACCGCGGTTCCCGTGGAACGGGATGCGGTGGCCCAGGCCTTCACATCCGCGGCCGTCGAGATGCCGCTCCCGGGGGCGACCCTGCACCGGACCGCCTCCCTCGACCTCCTCACCGCCGGCGTGGGTCCCGCCCGCGCCGCCTCCTCCACCGCCTCCGCGCTCACCGCCGCGGCGCTCCGAGGCGCCCCTTACGACCTCGTCGTCTCCACCGGTATCGCGGGCGGCTTCGCCCCCGACGCGCCCGTCGGCTCGCTCGTCGTCGCCGAGGACATCGTCGCCGCCGACCTCGGTGCCGAGACCCCGGACGGCTTCCTGCCCGTCACCGAACTCGGCTTCGGGACCGTCAACCACCGGCCACCGCAGCCACTCGTACGAGACCTCGCCGCCGCAACCGGCGCGCTCGCGGGGACCGTACTCACCGTCTCGACCGTGACCGGAAGCGCCACTCGCGCCGCCGAGCTGCGCGCCCGGCACCCCCGCGCCCTCGCCGAGGCGATGGAAGGGTTCGGCGTCGCCGAGGCGGCCGCCGCGCACGGCACGCCCGTAGTGGAGATCCGCGCCGTCTCCAACCCCGTCGGCCCGCGCGACCGCGCCACCTGGCGTATCGGCGACGCCCTCGCGGCCCTCACCGAGGCCTTCGGGAAGCTCGCGCCCGTATGGAAGAGTTGGACATCAGCATGA
- a CDS encoding 1,4-dihydroxy-6-naphthoate synthase: protein MTTAPSEQPRQPLQIAYSPCPNDTFVFEAWAHGRVPGAPALDVTFADIDITNGMAERGEFDVLKVSYAVLPYVLDEYALLPCGGALGRGCGPLVLTREPGTDLTGRTVAVPSERSTAYLLFRLWAADTVPGGVGEIVVMPFHEIMPAVRDGKVDAGLVIHEARFTYQNYGLHKLADMGEHWEHTTGLPIPLGAIIAKRSLGADTLNLLAESARTSVRAAWEDPEASRPYVMEHAQEMDPVVADQHIGLYVNEFTADLGEDGYAAVRGLLTRAAAEGLVPPLGPNALDFP from the coding sequence ATGACCACCGCACCCAGTGAGCAGCCCCGGCAGCCCTTGCAGATCGCCTACTCCCCCTGCCCGAACGACACCTTCGTCTTCGAGGCCTGGGCCCATGGCCGCGTCCCAGGCGCACCCGCGCTCGACGTCACCTTCGCCGACATCGACATCACCAACGGAATGGCCGAGCGCGGCGAGTTCGACGTGCTGAAGGTGTCGTACGCCGTCCTGCCGTACGTCCTCGACGAGTACGCCCTGCTGCCGTGCGGCGGCGCGCTGGGCCGGGGCTGCGGTCCGCTGGTGCTCACCCGGGAGCCGGGCACCGACCTCACCGGCCGCACGGTCGCCGTGCCGAGCGAGCGGTCGACGGCCTATCTGCTCTTCCGCCTCTGGGCCGCCGACACCGTGCCCGGCGGGGTGGGCGAGATCGTCGTCATGCCGTTCCACGAGATCATGCCGGCCGTGCGGGACGGGAAGGTCGACGCGGGGCTCGTCATCCACGAGGCACGCTTCACGTATCAGAACTACGGCCTGCACAAGCTCGCCGACATGGGCGAGCACTGGGAGCACACCACCGGCCTGCCGATTCCGCTGGGCGCGATCATCGCCAAGCGGTCGCTGGGCGCGGACACGCTGAACCTGCTCGCCGAGTCCGCCCGTACGTCCGTACGCGCGGCCTGGGAGGACCCCGAGGCGTCGCGCCCGTACGTCATGGAGCACGCGCAGGAGATGGACCCGGTGGTGGCGGACCAGCACATCGGGCTGTACGTCAACGAGTTCACGGCCGACCTGGGCGAGGACGGCTACGCCGCGGTTCGGGGACTGCTCACACGCGCAGCGGCCGAGGGGCTCGTACCGCCCCTCGGCCCGAACGCGCTCGACTTCCCCTGA
- a CDS encoding cold-shock protein, giving the protein MPTGKVKWFNSEKGFGFLSRDDGGDVFVHSSVLPAGVDSLKPGQRVEFGVVAGQRGDQALSVILLDPTPSVAAAQRKKPDELASIVQDLTTLLENITPMLEKGRYPDKASGKKIAGLLRAVADQLDV; this is encoded by the coding sequence GTGCCTACCGGCAAGGTCAAGTGGTTCAACAGCGAGAAGGGCTTCGGCTTTCTCTCCCGCGACGACGGCGGCGACGTCTTCGTCCACTCCTCGGTTCTCCCCGCCGGAGTCGATTCCCTCAAGCCGGGACAACGGGTGGAGTTCGGAGTCGTCGCCGGCCAGCGCGGCGACCAGGCGCTGTCCGTCATCCTTCTGGACCCGACCCCTTCGGTGGCGGCCGCACAGCGCAAGAAGCCGGACGAACTGGCGTCCATCGTCCAGGATCTGACGACCCTCCTGGAGAACATCACCCCGATGCTGGAGAAGGGCCGCTACCCCGACAAGGCATCCGGCAAGAAGATCGCGGGCCTGCTGCGCGCGGTCGCCGACCAGTTGGACGTCTGA
- a CDS encoding RNA-guided endonuclease InsQ/TnpB family protein produces MQLRYAFRLDPTPGQRSALARAFGCARVVYNDAIAARERARAAGEAFPTAAVLSRTLVTEAKRTRERHWLGEVSAVVLQQSLRDAESAYRHFFASLKGARNGARVGAPRFKSRKDERQAVRFTANARWKINEPGRLLLPKIGEVRVRWSRALPSIPSSVTVIKDAAGRYFASFVIDTDPEQDRTRFSEPDPDSTLGIDLGLTHFAVLSDGTKIDSPRFLRRAEKKLKKAQRELSRKQKGSKNREKARLKVARAHAQVADARREFHHQLSTRLICENQAVAVEDLAVNGLARTRLAKSVHDAGWSRFVGMLEYKAKRYGRTFVKVGRFEPTSQVCSACGIKDGSKPLHVREWTCPACGTVHDRDHNAAKNIKAAGLAVTACGARVRPGHVPAPRGEAGSHGIRSGARAA; encoded by the coding sequence GTGCAGCTTCGGTATGCCTTCCGTCTCGACCCGACACCGGGTCAGCGCAGCGCGCTGGCGAGGGCGTTCGGGTGCGCGCGGGTGGTGTACAACGACGCGATCGCGGCGCGGGAGCGGGCGCGGGCGGCGGGGGAGGCGTTCCCCACGGCGGCGGTGCTGTCGAGGACGCTGGTCACCGAGGCGAAGAGGACCCGTGAGCGGCACTGGCTGGGCGAGGTGTCGGCGGTGGTGCTGCAGCAGTCGCTGCGGGATGCGGAGAGCGCCTACCGGCACTTCTTCGCCTCCCTGAAGGGAGCCCGCAATGGGGCGCGGGTAGGGGCACCCCGCTTCAAGTCCCGCAAGGACGAACGGCAGGCGGTCCGGTTCACCGCGAACGCGCGCTGGAAGATCAACGAGCCCGGGAGGCTGTTGCTGCCGAAGATCGGCGAGGTGCGGGTGCGCTGGTCGCGGGCTCTTCCCTCGATCCCCTCCAGCGTCACGGTGATCAAGGACGCGGCCGGGCGATACTTCGCCTCCTTCGTCATCGACACCGACCCGGAGCAGGACCGGACCCGCTTCAGCGAGCCGGACCCCGACAGCACCCTCGGCATCGACCTGGGCCTGACCCACTTCGCGGTCCTGTCCGACGGCACGAAGATCGACTCCCCGCGGTTCCTGCGCCGGGCCGAGAAGAAACTGAAGAAGGCCCAGCGGGAGCTGTCCCGCAAGCAGAAGGGATCGAAGAACCGTGAGAAGGCCCGGCTGAAGGTCGCCCGCGCCCACGCGCAGGTAGCTGACGCGCGCCGCGAGTTCCACCACCAGCTCTCCACCCGGCTGATCTGCGAGAACCAAGCGGTCGCCGTGGAGGACCTGGCAGTGAACGGACTCGCGCGCACCCGGTTGGCCAAGAGCGTGCACGATGCGGGCTGGTCCCGGTTCGTGGGCATGCTGGAGTACAAGGCGAAGCGGTACGGCCGGACCTTCGTGAAGGTCGGCCGGTTCGAGCCCACCAGCCAGGTGTGCTCCGCCTGCGGGATCAAGGACGGGTCCAAGCCCCTGCACGTGCGGGAGTGGACCTGCCCTGCGTGTGGCACGGTCCACGACCGGGACCACAACGCTGCGAAGAACATCAAGGCTGCCGGACTGGCGGTGACAGCCTGTGGAGCGCGGGTAAGACCGGGACATGTTCCGGCACCGCGCGGTGAAGCAGGAAGCCATGGAATCCGGTCCGGAGCCCGTGCCGCGTAG
- a CDS encoding HAD family hydrolase has product MTSRALTVGFDLDMTLIDSRPGIHACYLELSARTGTYIDADLAVTRLGPPLEEELANWFPAEQIEAVAVLYREMYPTIAIAPTLAMLGAREAIQAVRAAGGRAIVVTAKYEPNAKLHLEYLGIEPDAVIGDLWAERKAEALIEHGAAVYVGDHTGDVRGARTAAAYSVAVATGPCDADTLRAAGADVVLADLTEFPAWLTAYEPS; this is encoded by the coding sequence ATGACGTCTCGCGCCCTCACCGTCGGCTTTGACCTCGACATGACGCTGATCGACTCCCGCCCCGGTATTCACGCCTGCTACCTGGAGCTTTCCGCGCGTACGGGAACCTACATAGACGCCGATCTGGCCGTCACGCGACTCGGGCCGCCGCTGGAGGAGGAGCTGGCCAACTGGTTCCCGGCGGAGCAGATCGAGGCGGTGGCCGTTCTCTACCGTGAGATGTACCCCACCATCGCGATCGCCCCGACGCTCGCGATGCTCGGCGCCCGCGAGGCGATCCAGGCCGTGCGGGCGGCCGGCGGGCGGGCGATCGTCGTCACCGCCAAGTACGAGCCCAACGCCAAGCTGCACCTGGAGTACCTCGGCATCGAGCCCGACGCGGTCATCGGCGACCTGTGGGCCGAGCGCAAGGCGGAGGCCCTGATCGAGCACGGCGCGGCCGTCTACGTCGGCGACCACACCGGTGACGTCCGTGGCGCCCGTACCGCCGCCGCGTACTCCGTCGCCGTCGCCACCGGCCCCTGCGACGCCGACACGCTGCGGGCCGCGGGCGCGGACGTCGTCCTCGCCGACCTCACCGAGTTCCCCGCCTGGCTGACGGCGTACGAACCCAGCTAA
- a CDS encoding helicase-associated domain-containing protein, giving the protein MTPEERSRKESPAVGSATTAPRSLAESLRARDDASLSALLRARPDLITPVPTDLTQLATRAGTRASVVRALERLDRFALQTAEALAVAPDPASYEELLGLMAGDGGAEADPVVADVLPHALATLREQALVWGTDDRLHLVRTARELLAPSPQHPSPTGLGPTVAEATAGMSPGRIQEILTTAGLPTTHDAVSAVASLTALFTDRARMAVLLDAAPADSLEVLSRLVWGPPYGQVTPDPAAHLRWLLDRGLLLPTAPGTVVLPREVALHLRSGRAHRHTEPLPPPVEAAATYRPQVVDATAAGQAYTALATVEELLKDWDEGGPSVLRAGGLSVRDLKRTAVALDVPEPVAAFWVELAYAAGLLASDGEADERYAATPAYDEWLELPASERWSRLAAAWLTATRTPGLVGGRDTKDRTLSALGPGLDRSAAPEVRHRVLALLAGLPRGTSAAPDAILSRLRWERALRGAQPAADDLRTRLARWTLSEAELLGVTGRGALSAHGRALLGEGEHPEQLDHPERPDRAPAAEPAGPGDKLPVHHQHHRPAPREPLTAAERATAAAHAARLLAPLLPEPLDHVLLQADLTAVAPGPLERPLADMLDVLADVESKGGATVYRFTPASVRRALDAGRAASDLHAFLAAHSRTPVPQPLAYLIDDVARKHGHLRVGVASAYVRCDDDALLNEILADKRSASLRLRRLAPTVLAAQTDPATLLDGLRAMGLAPAAESAEGDVLITRAHAHRTPPRTAPEPVPEGPPTPDATLLTAALRAIRAGDLASTTPRKPTGNPTADGDLPRTSSAETLATMQAAVLTGGSLWIGYVNAEGTASQRVIAPVRVEGGFVTAYDHTADEVRTYPLHRITGVAELADDQP; this is encoded by the coding sequence ATGACCCCCGAGGAGCGCTCACGCAAGGAATCCCCGGCCGTCGGCTCCGCTACGACCGCCCCCCGCTCGCTGGCCGAGTCCCTGCGTGCGCGGGACGACGCCTCCCTGTCCGCCCTCCTTCGTGCCCGCCCGGACCTCATCACCCCCGTCCCCACCGACCTCACCCAGCTCGCCACCCGGGCCGGCACCCGCGCGAGCGTGGTCCGTGCGCTGGAGCGTCTCGACCGGTTCGCCCTGCAGACCGCGGAGGCCCTGGCCGTGGCTCCGGACCCGGCGTCGTACGAGGAACTCCTCGGTCTGATGGCCGGCGACGGCGGTGCGGAGGCCGACCCCGTGGTCGCCGACGTCCTCCCCCATGCCCTCGCCACCCTGCGCGAGCAGGCCCTCGTCTGGGGCACCGACGACCGGCTCCATCTCGTCCGCACCGCCCGGGAGCTGCTCGCCCCGTCCCCGCAGCACCCCTCCCCCACCGGCCTGGGCCCCACCGTCGCCGAGGCCACCGCCGGCATGTCCCCCGGCCGGATCCAGGAGATCCTGACCACCGCGGGGCTGCCGACCACCCACGACGCCGTGTCCGCCGTGGCCTCCCTCACCGCCCTCTTCACCGACCGCGCCCGCATGGCCGTGCTGCTCGACGCGGCCCCGGCCGACTCGCTGGAGGTGCTGTCCCGCCTCGTGTGGGGCCCGCCCTACGGCCAGGTCACCCCGGATCCCGCCGCGCACCTGCGCTGGCTCCTGGACCGGGGCCTGCTGCTCCCCACCGCACCCGGCACGGTCGTCCTCCCCCGCGAAGTGGCCCTGCATCTGCGCTCCGGCCGTGCCCACCGCCACACCGAGCCGCTCCCGCCCCCCGTCGAGGCCGCCGCGACATACCGTCCACAGGTTGTGGACGCGACGGCGGCCGGTCAGGCGTACACCGCGCTCGCGACCGTCGAGGAACTGCTCAAGGACTGGGACGAGGGCGGGCCGTCGGTGCTGCGGGCGGGCGGGCTCAGCGTGCGCGACCTCAAACGGACGGCCGTGGCGCTGGACGTTCCCGAGCCCGTGGCCGCCTTCTGGGTCGAGCTCGCCTACGCCGCGGGCCTGCTGGCCTCGGACGGCGAGGCCGACGAGCGGTACGCGGCGACCCCGGCGTACGACGAGTGGCTGGAGCTGCCCGCCTCCGAGCGGTGGAGCCGGCTGGCCGCGGCCTGGCTCACGGCGACCCGCACGCCGGGCCTGGTCGGCGGACGGGACACGAAGGACCGTACGCTCTCCGCCCTCGGCCCCGGCCTGGACCGCTCGGCCGCGCCGGAGGTCCGCCACCGCGTCCTGGCCCTGCTCGCCGGTCTGCCCCGGGGCACCTCCGCCGCCCCCGACGCGATCCTGTCCCGCCTGCGCTGGGAACGCGCCCTGCGCGGCGCCCAGCCGGCCGCCGACGACCTGCGCACCCGACTGGCCCGCTGGACGCTGTCCGAGGCGGAGCTGCTGGGCGTCACGGGCCGCGGTGCCCTGTCCGCGCACGGCCGCGCCCTGCTCGGCGAAGGCGAACACCCCGAGCAACTCGACCACCCCGAGCGCCCGGACCGCGCACCCGCCGCCGAACCGGCCGGCCCCGGCGACAAGCTCCCCGTCCACCATCAGCACCACCGGCCCGCGCCCCGTGAACCCCTCACCGCCGCCGAGCGGGCCACGGCCGCCGCCCACGCCGCGCGCCTGCTCGCCCCGCTGCTCCCCGAGCCCCTGGACCACGTCCTGCTCCAGGCTGACCTGACGGCGGTGGCCCCCGGCCCGCTGGAGCGCCCGCTGGCCGACATGCTCGACGTGCTCGCGGACGTCGAGTCCAAGGGCGGCGCGACCGTCTACCGCTTCACGCCCGCCTCCGTACGCCGTGCCCTGGACGCGGGCCGTGCGGCATCCGACCTGCACGCGTTCCTCGCCGCGCACTCCCGCACCCCGGTTCCGCAGCCGCTGGCGTACCTGATCGACGACGTGGCCCGCAAGCACGGCCATCTGCGCGTCGGGGTGGCCTCGGCGTACGTGCGCTGCGACGACGACGCCCTGCTGAACGAGATCCTGGCGGACAAGCGCTCGGCCTCCCTCCGCCTGCGCCGCCTGGCCCCGACGGTCCTGGCCGCCCAGACCGACCCGGCGACCCTCCTCGACGGCCTGCGGGCCATGGGCCTCGCCCCGGCCGCCGAGTCGGCGGAGGGCGACGTCCTGATCACCCGCGCCCACGCCCACCGCACCCCGCCGCGCACCGCGCCGGAGCCGGTCCCGGAAGGCCCCCCGACCCCCGACGCCACACTCCTGACCGCGGCCCTGCGCGCCATCCGCGCGGGCGACCTGGCCTCCACGACACCCCGCAAGCCCACCGGGAACCCCACCGCCGACGGCGACCTCCCCCGCACCAGCTCCGCCGAGACCCTCGCCACCATGCAGGCCGCCGTCCTCACCGGCGGCTCCCTGTGGATCGGCTACGTCAACGCCGAGGGCACCGCCTCCCAGCGCGTCATCGCCCCGGTACGGGTGGAGGGCGGCTTCGTGACGGCGTACGACCACACGGCGGACGAGGTCCGGACGTATCCGCTGCACCGGATCACGGGGGTGGCGGAGCTGGCGGACGACCAGCCGTAG
- a CDS encoding CHAP domain-containing protein, which produces MFAKNTAKTTAVAGTALAMSLGSLVMAAPAQAATSPGPAIAKQALGQYTSTNAEVQKRKFEGDAKDGDTEKNNCNFYTGFWTAKANLRWDRTSAPRTGTITNHQACGTSKGYMYIKVNGVWKKTWTSVKWTSRAWCADFAKYTWYWGEAKITDLNASADSFRLYGKKNHTWHTKAEVKRPTNPYKPKPGDVVSYDNNGDGKADHVGVVTSYNSARKMYHSVEGNTSLEQLTYKKDQRATAGRVIGFTSPVAR; this is translated from the coding sequence ATGTTCGCGAAGAACACGGCGAAGACCACGGCCGTCGCGGGGACGGCCCTGGCCATGTCACTGGGGAGCCTCGTCATGGCCGCCCCCGCCCAGGCGGCGACCTCGCCGGGGCCGGCGATCGCCAAGCAGGCTCTGGGCCAGTACACGAGCACCAACGCGGAGGTGCAGAAGCGGAAGTTCGAGGGCGACGCCAAGGACGGCGACACCGAGAAGAACAACTGCAACTTCTACACCGGCTTCTGGACGGCGAAGGCCAACCTCCGCTGGGACCGCACCAGTGCCCCCCGCACCGGCACGATCACCAACCACCAGGCGTGCGGAACGAGCAAGGGCTACATGTACATCAAGGTCAACGGCGTCTGGAAGAAGACCTGGACCAGCGTCAAGTGGACCTCGCGCGCCTGGTGCGCGGACTTCGCCAAGTACACCTGGTACTGGGGCGAGGCGAAGATCACCGACCTGAACGCGTCGGCCGACTCCTTCCGCCTGTACGGCAAGAAGAACCACACCTGGCACACCAAGGCCGAGGTGAAGAGGCCGACGAACCCGTACAAGCCGAAGCCCGGTGACGTCGTGAGCTACGACAACAACGGTGACGGCAAGGCCGACCACGTGGGCGTGGTGACCTCGTACAACTCCGCCAGGAAGATGTACCACTCGGTGGAGGGCAACACCTCTCTCGAGCAGCTCACCTACAAGAAGGATCAGCGCGCCACTGCGGGCAGGGTCATCGGCTTCACCTCGCCGGTGGCGCGGTAG